From the genome of Nicotiana sylvestris chromosome 1, ASM39365v2, whole genome shotgun sequence:
GATGGCGGGCCAGCAGCAAAAGCATTGAGACCAAAGTTCAATATTTTCTCAAAGCATGTGGCAACACACACTGGATTTCAAGTACCACATGTAGAGGTAACTATTTGGCTAGGCTTATTTGATTCTCTGTAGTTCTATCTAAGTTAACATTATGTATGTGATTCACAGATGAAACATCTTATTCTGGGGGCCATAGTAATGAAGGGTCTTGGAAGCCTTCTGTTCATCTTTGGCAGCTCTCTTGGAGCTTATATTCTGGTTTGTATCATACTCTctgttttttgttgttttctcgTTGGACTTTCTTTGAATTATGCTCCCCTTCTTTTATGGGAATTCATTGAGAAGGAGATTTGTTTGAACCTTCTTGTTTCATGCAACTAATCTAGATTTTGTGTTTGTTTTATGCAGCTGCTGCATCAAGCCATTGCTTCCCCCATCTTGTATGATTTCTACAACTATGATGTTGACAAGAAAGAATTTGTTCAACTCTTTTTCAAGTTCTCTCAGGTTAGCCACTGGATTGCTCTCTAAATTATTGTATCTTACACTTAGTCTACCAAATTTCCATTTGTTTGAGTGTCTTATCTGCAATTTTCTTAATGCGTCCTCTGTTCTTACTCTTTCGAACAGAACTTGGCATTGCTTGGTGCACTCCTCTTCTTCATTGGCATGAAGAACTCTATGCCCAGGAGATCCTCAAAGAAGAAGGCTCCCAAGTCAAAAACAAATTAAGAGATAGGTGCAATTTTGTTGCATGTTGTCACAGTACCATAGTATGAGAAATTTTCTTGTAAGCTTTGAGTTTTTGCAGCTTTACTTGCATTTACCTCTTGTTCTATTTTGGTTGAACTTTTCCAACCTTTTTTTAGCATTtatctttttgttttccttttgcttGCAATTTTAAGCTTGAGAATTATTTAGATATCAACAACGCTACAAGAGGAAGATGTTGATACTAGCCATTGGTTCTCTTGCATTCAAGCCCTCAATTTACAGCAGTTACACTATTTCAATGTGATTGGAGTTCTGCACAAGTTTTTAATATGGTGTGTCTTCTTTTGTGCTTGACCAATTTTTCATATAACTTGAAAGTCACGACCTAGTAGGATGGTGAcatgtgttattgattttaaaaaggaaaaaaatagagATTTTTACATTCGTATACACtgtatgaaactatattaccctccctacttaagttttactataattacattttatatacctaattaccatttatgtacattttaagggaattaatgataataattagtgtcctaaaatcACTCTAATGTATCTTTCACTCTCCCCACGTTTCTATTTCCATATCCCACCCCTCCCCCACGTATCTTGCACAAAAGAGTAGCAATTCTACCATTGACAattattaaaaagctttgaatcaATTTAGTGCTATGAACCATCAGTTAATGAACTTCAAATTTTTAAGTTTCATAGCATTAAATTAATTGATGGTTAAGCTTTGAAactttgggttttcaaaaaatattgtttgtttggattgagtcttgttgcaaagaattgagattcTCTTTATGTCTctttctatctctcaatccctaatttcagtaatgtaaaacAAAGGAAAGAGAGCAACAATTataccattgacaaccattaaaaagctttgaagccttgaattcgaatttgggttttcaaaaatcattatttgtttggattgggtgttgttgcaaacaattgagaatatgttttggagtttatatctcaattttgagggtgttttggtgaagattagacttgattttggctgaatttcagattgaaactcgaagaagaagacatgagatacattatatttacgaaattgtagtaaaattgtattatgttgtttatatatatttttttttatttaactattgtatgaaagttgaacaatattctataaaaattatatttaagttgtatataactaagtagaaataatgtatgaaaattatagataagttgtataacatataattagttgtatgaaatttgtttttactatgtataaatcagatacaaaatatacaaaagacatattatataaattttgtataatatttgtatttaagttgtatgttattgtagttgtatttaattgggtagaaataatgcatgaaaattgtagataagttgtataatatataattagttgtatgaaatttaatttttactatgtataaatcagatacaaaatatacaaaagacatattgtataaaactTGTTTTTAAGTTGTataatattgtagttgtatttaactgtgtagaaataatgtataaaagttgtagataagttgtagattAGTTCGTTTGAATCCTAAAAATATGCTCAGCTTGTAAGCAAACAGAATAGTACGTACTCTTTAATTTTAGATTTTGTATATACATATTTTTCCTCTAATCCCAGATTCAATGTCAATCGTTTTACTCAAAATTTGTCCCGTGGAGGAAAGTCTTCCAAATAATGGACCCATGTCAAAATTTTGTTAACAGTGATGGGATTGATTTTTGTTTAAGTTTAGGAAATTCCCaagtccttttcttttctttcttagaACCTTCCCTTTTCATCGTACATGGGAGAAAACAACTACGTAACAGAAATCATTTGGCATTcaagtattattattattattattattataaattcACTCGTCATTCCTAACAGTTTAATTAATAGAATAATGGGGTAGCCTTGAGGGGTGGAACAGGCATTcaagtattattattattattattattattattattattattattataaattcACTCGTCATTCCTAACAGTTTAATTAATAGAATAATGGGGTAGCCTTGAGGGGTGGAACAAAATTACTACTGATGATCTTAAGGACTGGAGCTagtgtgtgacgacccggccagtcgtctcatgagttatcccTCTGTTTTTCCCaattctgcttctttatgtttcgttatccgtgttttatggtatcggattggtcggatcgaatccagaataattttggtaaggtttgagacacttagtctcttgtaagggagtttgagttggaaaagtcaattggatgttgacttatgtgttagagggctcggatgcgagttccgatggttcagttagcttcgggaggtgatttatggcttaggagcgtgatcagaatgggttttggagggttggagtagttttaggcttgaattggcaaagttgatattttggcgattttcgattagtaggcgagattttgatataggggtcggaatgaaatttcgagagttgctctgtcgtgtcatttgggatgtgtgtgtaaaatttcaggtcattcggacgtggtttggttgggtttttgatcgaaagcgtatttaggaagattttagaaacttaggcatgaatccgatgtgatttggtagatttgatgttgtttgaggcgttttgataattgaaacaagtttgaataaggtattgggttatgcttgtgcttttggttgaggtcccgggggcctcgggatgatttcgggtggttaacggagaagttgagaTGTCTTGTAGCTGCTGaactttgctgcttctggtgttttcgcacctgcggtttgggcgCCGCACGCGCGGAaggggagccgcagaagcggatttgagAGGAAgaggcaggaaccgcagatgcggtaattgAACCGCACCTGTGGAGTCGCAAGTGCATAGagtggatcgcagatgcggaattggtccgttaagtgatttccgcagaagcggaggatagaccgcatatgcggtaccgcatatgcggtaccgcagaagcgggtttttgaccgcagatgcgggtatccctgggcagaatgtatatatatcttcCTTCGCAATTTTTGAAGGGTTTCACCATCTTTAAACACGAATTCGGgagttttgggcgattttgaagagagaaatcaaggagacttcgttaaggtaaggattttggacctaaaacacatttctatggtagtatttcatggattaaggctgtaattaaatgaattaaagggctaaaaatggaggattatcGCTTGAGTTTAAGAAGCCTTTgaaggaggatttgaggggtcatttggactccgattttagtgttcttaatatgcatagactcgtggggagacgaggaatctattgatataaaattttttgaattttgagacgtgggcccagggatcGGGTTtcggtaatttcgggatttttggtatttttcgattgtttttgcttgggcttcgttcccttggcatattttgacttcctcgttttgattttggatagattcgacgcgcgtggaggccgattcgaggggcaaaggcgtcgcagagtagtatttcaccggtttgaggtaagtaaccattgtaaatctggaattgAGGGTACGAAACCccgatatttgacttgttttgataaacgcggtgacacacatgctaggtgacgagcgtgtgggcgtgcaccggtaggaattgtgacttggtccgtcccgtagcgactattgagccgcgtatttgatttggaaacgTTATATTATTCCATATTTTGGATAGCTATATtgtattatgggctgtatgccatgtttggggccttgtgccgacctgtagaaaccTTTAGGgacattttgactatttttcctcactgtTACTTGCTAAaaacatatcctcagtcatgtcttaacggtttaaatgtttaaaactagttttatcttttcacttctaattgtgaggactgtttgggctaagttccctaatttctattgttgtgcccgagaggctgtgaggttaatgactgagaaagGTTGAGAACCAAATAGTGAAGATGCGAtaattatatggatcgggctgcacgtcgcaacgatacttatatggatcgggctgcatgccgcagtgatatatatattggatcgggctacacgccgcaacgatatgtatattggattgggctgcgcgccgtagcaatatgacgcttgggctgtaggagcccctccggagtctgtacacccccagtgagcgtagttgactataaattacggatcgggctgcacgccacaacaattactatgatttctattattatgagatactaaaGAGCCGAGTGCTGAGGGTGAGTACTGCGTGACGAGAGTCGAGTCACgaatgactgagaggctgcccgaggggccatattctgagtgattccttgcccgagaggccttgttatgatgttttcactaatttcactcttcttttaaataagcctctgttggatATATTGCTAAGCAACTGACTTCAATGTTTTAAAGTGGAAATGTGATTCTATAACGAAAATTGATTTTTAGACTGTAAAGGTGACCTGATATTCTGTTGATTATCCAGTTATGTATTTTTGaattgctcgtcactgctttcagtccttatttactctaGCTACTTACTGAATTgacatactcacgttactccctgcaccttgtgtgcagatccaggtgcccgagcggccgaGTGAGAGCTTTCAGCTGTTTCAGTATTTGACAGAGAtttcgaggtagttgcatggcgtccgcaaccctgttctctccctcttatcttattatcttttccgcatttcctagactattgatgtattaggtattcagacttgtattagaggttctagactcgtgacaccagattgttggggctgtgtagtttatTGTTATTTTGACTTTCCGCATATCTTTTGTGGCCTTAACGCTTATAATGAATTTGGTATCTAAAACTTGcgttagaaaatggcttaatgTTATTAGAAAGAGGGTTGTGGTTATTgattagttggcttgcctagtaatgtgataggcaccatcacgaccggtatttggggttgTGACATGGTGGTAGCTGCTTAACTATTTTATCAGtgaaatagtttaaaataatggAAGATTTGGAGAGAAACGGGAGAGAGGAGGAAAAAAAATAGTTCAGTAAGACtagaaatttatttttcttgcgATTTTCTTATTAAAACGAGTACATTTTTCTATATCAATTATTCCCATGTGTGATGTTATAGTTAAAAATTCGCGTTGGTCATATTTGATTTTGACCAACTGAAGTAGCGTTTTTCAATTTCAGCAGCAATTCATGTGCAAATTTAAGCAGCAACTCAAATGGGTTAGGTTGTATTATAGGAAGGGAGAGAGGAGAGAAAGAAGGAAAGGGTATAACTAAATCTCTTGATTGAAGCCATAAATAATGGATTGTGAGTCTTTTAaggtggattgtatatattttgtaagtAAAACTTGTTTATGCCAGGTAATTAGCTAAACATGAACAttaagggtaataaagtttcaaatagtaTATATGTATGAAAAAATCCCCAAAAAATattagaaattaaaattaaaattaaaatcataTCTTCTTCATCTTTCTATTTTCTATCTTAAGTACTATTGTTGCGATCACCATGGTTGTTTGTGAGAAAGTTTCTAACAACACCAAAATTCAACCACACTATCTAAACAATTAGCCGAAAATAATCAAACAACAAATTGAGTTCAATAATCCAATAATCAACAAGACCTAATAGAATTTTCAAGCTTTTTTGATACCCCAATGGTGGATTCTAGATTTTTTCACCAGACCTTCAATACTACTGTTAAAACTTTTAAATCTATCATAAATAAATAGTTTTCACAATATTTGGACAATAAACCAATAAAATCTGCTcaattttagatctaaaattgatatgttctttcaaaaattctatttaggaaaaataaaatgagggGGATGGTGGTGAGGAAGAAGACCATAGGGAAGGGGAGGGGTTTGTAGGGAGGGGAGACAAAAAATGAGATTTTTTTACGGGCTTCACGCGTTTTTTTGTGTGTGTAAATACGCAAGAGCTATCTGGTCAAAAGTAGTATGCCTTAGACACACTTTTAAAAGGTTGAATGTGTAAAAGGTTTCCCGTGAAAGAGAGGTGTGTAACAGGTATTTCGCTGCACGGTTAGAGGTCGTTTAGTAGAGTGTATTagagaaaataatgcatgcattagctttgtgtattagtaatactttgtttggtacactttttcaccctatgtataactaatacaagcagTACTTATACACTCTACTTGGTATTATCTTATGTATAGCTAATGCATAAAAAACTATGGTATTAGTAATACCAAGggtattaatgcatgcattagcatgattaaagataaaattgtccttaaagtcccttaaagctaaAGAATAATaagggtatttttgtaaacaactaatttatttaaaaattatataatgCATTTTAATTTATAATGCACCATACCAAACTGTGTATAAAAATAATCTCTGCATAACTAGtgcttgcattactaatacaTCATATTCAAtattattcttatacaccctaccaaacgacctcttAATGTGTAAATTTATTTTGCCATCCTCAACTATTTTGGACTTAAATGGTAACCTATGAGATATCTTTGTCTGGTAACCAAACGACAGGTTCCTTACAGCCGTGAATATCTCGAGATATGCTCCAAATGGGcctttgttttaaaagaaaaggacCTAAAGTATGCAGGTGCGCACTAAACACGCGTTTATGGAGAAAACCAGCTTTTGCCTGTAGTAAATGTTGGTGATATATTTTCAACAGTGGTCGATTCAACTCGTAGGGAGGACCACTAATGCTTTAACTCTAAGGTACTAGGCAGTTAAACGGGGTGAACTGCTGTACATCATAATGGTTTTTGTCTTTTAACTCTCAGGGGTTGTTTGATTGGAAAGAACTTGTCTCAGGATTAATTATCCTCAGATTAATTATTCcagaattaattattttattttttcatgggGATAAAAAACACTACAATCTCGGGATCTAATTTCGGGATTAATTATATCGCAATTTTTTCTAACCAAATATGAGATAAATTCTTCTTAAATTTAGTCTCGAATTAGTTATTCCTTatccctcataccaaacgagCCCTTAGAGATATTAGAAGGCAGTTCCTCTCAAGTCTCAACTACCAACTTCGAATTTTGTTCCCGTTTGGTCATAAATTTTGGCTAATTTTTTGAAAACATTATTTGTTCATGGAATATGATAAGTTTTGGAAAagaatttgatttttttcaaTAAATCAGTTTTCGTGTGAATTTTTTTTTCACTCATaaaacttcaattttttttctaaataaaattacttttcaacacaatttaaaaactttttttttaattttcaaccAAATTTATGTCTAAATGCTAGCTTCATAAACATTAATAGTGTAAACATCAACTCAATATTATGATGCTGACACCGAAGAAAAATGTAAATTTTCACGACAAAAAATACTGAAAACTTTGACAGACAATCAACAATAGATTGTGGGAGAAGGATCTCACGACATTTAATTATGtgtgtttgaccaaaaaagtaTGAGAccttttttgttaaactaattaaataaaaagatagagggtaaatcctagttaaaaataattaattctagATCTGAGATGAATGATATGAATAGAAAAACATAGCTGAGTATAAATGCTGGCAGTGATTATGTCCAGAATTAATAACATGAAGAAAGATACATTAAGTAAcattaaatgacaataaaatataaataaaggaaaagagttaCTCAATCTTGAGTGAGGCAAATCCTCCTTCATTTGATAAAgatgaatgatagacaaataCAAGAACCTTAGGACCCCTTTTGGGTCTGATGGAGGTATGGGACCACAGATCTTCTAATCCTTAGATAGatgtcttttttctcttttctagagagagagagagagtcccCTTTTTGGGAAGTCCTCTCTTACTATTTATAAGATGTATCcctagaaaaccctaaaaaagtacAATTAGAGGGAATATCCAGTAGAATATTCCCTTTGAGGAGTCCAAAGCAAACTAGCTG
Proteins encoded in this window:
- the LOC104248565 gene encoding uncharacterized protein encodes the protein MAFVSFLGRALFVSVFVLSAYQEFSEFGADGGPAAKALRPKFNIFSKHVATHTGFQVPHVEMKHLILGAIVMKGLGSLLFIFGSSLGAYILLLHQAIASPILYDFYNYDVDKKEFVQLFFKFSQNLALLGALLFFIGMKNSMPRRSSKKKAPKSKTN